A genomic region of Alicyclobacillus sp. SO9 contains the following coding sequences:
- the hisH gene encoding imidazole glycerol phosphate synthase subunit HisH, giving the protein MIAVLDLGIGNLSSVRSGFARAGADTIVVETSEMWNQLAKDTIDGVVLPGVGAFGDAMFQLRATGLMQVVKKAAKQGLPVLGICLGMQLLCSISEEHGSHIGLGLIPGRIVRFKGPEKVPHMGWNDFVEVASHPLLKGVEVGDYVYFVHSYYAQMHADEHLLAAAQYGDVRVPAVIGKDNVCGTQFHPEKSGEVGEQILRNFSQMCSEFRQSEVYQ; this is encoded by the coding sequence ATGATTGCCGTATTGGACTTGGGCATCGGAAACTTATCCAGCGTTCGCAGCGGGTTTGCTCGGGCTGGTGCAGATACCATTGTGGTAGAAACAAGTGAGATGTGGAATCAACTTGCAAAAGACACCATTGACGGCGTTGTGTTGCCAGGGGTTGGGGCCTTTGGAGACGCCATGTTTCAACTGCGAGCTACAGGTTTGATGCAGGTAGTAAAGAAGGCTGCCAAACAAGGTCTGCCCGTGCTTGGCATTTGCCTGGGCATGCAGCTTTTGTGCTCCATCAGTGAAGAACACGGCAGTCACATTGGTCTCGGGCTGATACCAGGCAGGATCGTCCGTTTTAAGGGACCAGAGAAAGTACCGCATATGGGCTGGAACGACTTCGTGGAGGTGGCTTCCCATCCGCTGTTAAAAGGTGTAGAAGTTGGGGACTACGTCTACTTTGTCCACTCCTATTATGCACAGATGCATGCGGACGAGCACCTGCTGGCTGCAGCGCAGTACGGAGACGTGCGGGTCCCGGCCGTGATTGGCAAAGACAACGTTTGCGGAACTCAGTTTCATCCGGAAAAGAGTGGAGAAGTAGGAGAGCAAATCCTGCGGAACTTCTCGCAGATGTGTTCGGAGTTCAGACAGAGTGAGGTGTACCAATGA
- the hisA gene encoding 1-(5-phosphoribosyl)-5-[(5-phosphoribosylamino)methylideneamino]imidazole-4-carboxamide isomerase has translation MSVSGQPSNTNSFTLFPAIDIYQGHCVRLFQGDYEARTEYSENPAQVAREFVEAGAKWLHVVDLDAAKSGTAENLPVIEQVVKICSKSGVQVQVGGGVRSREAIERLLALGITRCVIGTAVRDLTWMQDMATQFGGSRLVAGLDGRNGKLAVKGWTEQTEISLVDLGRELYALGVRTALVTDVAKDGTLTGPNLDLAAQVQTSSGLDVLASGGVSGPEDVLASRAAGLAGVIAGRALYDGRLDLKDIFSQLGVV, from the coding sequence ATGAGCGTTTCGGGCCAACCCAGTAACACAAACAGTTTTACGTTGTTTCCTGCAATCGATATTTATCAGGGACACTGTGTGCGTCTGTTTCAAGGAGACTACGAGGCTCGCACAGAATATAGCGAAAATCCTGCACAGGTTGCCCGTGAGTTTGTGGAAGCAGGGGCCAAGTGGCTTCACGTCGTCGATCTCGATGCCGCCAAATCAGGCACAGCCGAGAACCTGCCTGTCATTGAACAGGTTGTAAAGATTTGTTCCAAGTCTGGGGTACAGGTCCAGGTTGGGGGCGGTGTGCGTTCCAGGGAAGCCATTGAACGATTGCTGGCTTTAGGGATAACGCGTTGTGTCATCGGCACTGCAGTCCGGGACTTGACCTGGATGCAGGACATGGCAACTCAGTTCGGCGGCAGCAGGCTTGTGGCAGGACTTGACGGTCGTAACGGGAAGCTGGCCGTGAAAGGGTGGACAGAGCAGACCGAGATTTCATTGGTTGACCTTGGCAGGGAACTCTATGCCCTGGGTGTTCGCACAGCCCTGGTAACGGACGTGGCAAAGGACGGCACGCTCACAGGACCCAATCTGGATTTGGCTGCACAAGTCCAAACTTCATCGGGCTTGGATGTGTTGGCCTCGGGAGGCGTCAGTGGTCCGGAAGACGTGTTGGCGTCCAGGGCTGCAGGTCTTGCGGGTGTGATTGCCGGACGCGCACTCTATGATGGACGACTGGACTTAAAGGACATCTTCTCTCAGTTGGGGGTGGTATAA
- the hisF gene encoding imidazole glycerol phosphate synthase subunit HisF, whose product MLTKRIIPCFDVLDGRVVKHVGFLSDRRDAGDPVALAHLYSNAGADELVLLDISASEEGRLATQRVVEQVANQVNIPLTVGGGVSSVDDVRGLLLAGADKVSMNTGAVRNPSLIQEAAHRFGEQCIVVAIDANLNPTMGEYEVMVQGGKKGTGMDAVEWARKAANLGAGEILLTSFRQDGTKAGYDLELTRQVANAVSIPVIASGGAGRKEHFADVLLASVGADAALAASIFHFSETSIGQVKTYLKQRGIPVRWTETASRT is encoded by the coding sequence ATGCTGACAAAACGGATTATCCCTTGCTTTGACGTATTGGACGGGCGGGTTGTCAAACATGTGGGGTTTTTATCGGATCGGCGAGATGCAGGCGATCCCGTCGCTCTCGCACACCTCTACTCCAACGCGGGGGCTGATGAACTCGTTCTCCTCGATATTTCGGCGTCAGAAGAAGGACGCCTGGCTACGCAACGGGTTGTCGAACAGGTGGCCAACCAGGTCAACATTCCGCTTACAGTCGGCGGCGGTGTCTCCAGTGTAGACGATGTCCGCGGACTGCTGTTGGCAGGGGCTGACAAGGTTTCCATGAATACAGGCGCTGTTCGCAATCCCAGTTTGATTCAGGAAGCAGCTCACAGGTTTGGTGAGCAGTGTATTGTGGTTGCCATTGACGCGAATTTGAATCCCACCATGGGGGAGTACGAGGTCATGGTACAAGGCGGCAAAAAAGGAACCGGAATGGATGCCGTGGAATGGGCCCGCAAGGCAGCAAACCTCGGTGCGGGAGAAATTCTTCTCACCAGCTTTCGTCAGGACGGGACAAAGGCAGGGTATGACTTGGAACTCACACGGCAAGTCGCCAATGCTGTCAGTATTCCCGTCATCGCCAGCGGCGGTGCGGGCCGAAAGGAACACTTTGCTGATGTATTGCTCGCCAGTGTGGGCGCGGACGCAGCCTTGGCAGCCAGCATTTTTCACTTTTCTGAGACGTCGATTGGGCAGGTCAAAACCTATTTGAAGCAAAGGGGGATTCCTGTGCGATGGACAGAGACAGCCAGCAGGACATAA
- the hisI gene encoding phosphoribosyl-AMP cyclohydrolase, translating into MDRDSQQDINGGHDGAGGADGNDGRDGWQTASLNEVRYDKHTGLVPVVVQDIASRQVLMTAYANREALKRTYGTGQAWFWSRSRQSYWRKGETSGNVLHVREIRLDCDGDTVLFLVDVAGPACHTGNTSCFYRNMTYQGGNPGYGAEFAGDDTGIVMEEAYIIEELDGFERGENTPVSDSVQNRSSFGGSEQGNADDTTPGSLETGTPEKLVSEPFYASVLQQLWTVLAERYENRPQGSYTTFLFEHGMDKIAKKVGEEATEVVIAGKNAAAFSEAKAHGAGSPDAIDAGSAGADGVRNAKAELAQESADLMYHLLVLWKQAGISPDDVFRVLQDRTR; encoded by the coding sequence ATGGACAGAGACAGCCAGCAGGACATAAACGGCGGGCACGATGGGGCAGGCGGTGCAGACGGGAACGACGGACGCGATGGATGGCAAACTGCGTCGTTGAATGAGGTCCGGTATGACAAACATACGGGTCTCGTGCCAGTGGTGGTGCAAGACATTGCAAGCCGGCAGGTTCTGATGACAGCCTATGCCAACCGCGAAGCCTTAAAGCGGACCTATGGAACAGGCCAGGCCTGGTTTTGGAGCCGATCACGGCAGTCGTATTGGCGTAAAGGAGAAACGTCAGGCAATGTGTTGCATGTTCGTGAAATCCGGCTTGACTGTGACGGTGATACGGTGCTCTTCCTGGTGGACGTCGCGGGGCCAGCGTGTCATACAGGCAATACCAGCTGCTTTTATCGGAATATGACCTATCAAGGGGGCAATCCTGGATACGGTGCCGAGTTTGCTGGAGATGATACCGGCATCGTCATGGAAGAAGCCTACATAATTGAAGAGTTGGATGGCTTTGAACGAGGCGAAAACACCCCCGTGTCTGATAGCGTTCAGAACAGGTCAAGCTTTGGCGGCTCTGAACAAGGCAACGCCGACGACACTACACCAGGCAGCTTGGAAACAGGAACTCCGGAAAAACTGGTTTCTGAACCTTTTTACGCCAGCGTCTTGCAGCAACTATGGACAGTACTGGCGGAGCGGTACGAGAACCGTCCTCAGGGTTCCTATACCACTTTCTTGTTTGAACACGGTATGGACAAAATTGCAAAGAAGGTTGGAGAAGAAGCCACAGAGGTGGTCATTGCTGGTAAAAACGCAGCTGCGTTCAGTGAAGCGAAGGCACACGGTGCAGGCAGTCCGGATGCCATTGATGCCGGAAGCGCAGGAGCGGATGGGGTGCGAAATGCAAAGGCAGAGTTGGCTCAGGAGAGTGCTGATCTGATGTATCACCTGTTAGTTCTGTGGAAACAAGCCGGCATCTCCCCTGATGACGTGTTCAGGGTGTTACAGGACAGGACCAGGTAA
- a CDS encoding DUF4097 family beta strand repeat-containing protein yields the protein MLKQIAIAGAALIAIGGLGLGVMAATGHTSGFSFSINDSSGLSIIGHNLSGHSVQKQQTVDAGNAKSVTVDASIAAIRLYPANTQKATVTLSGSTTIPDSELQLTSKLTGQTLQIRLKEPNTSGIGQNINLKLDVSVPQHLYDNLDVHANVGSISIEKVNSKQMTVHVSTGKIDVKNLHSAVTATSNVGKVAVTNVTGPLHLTANTGAVNVQEKTLTDNIDASTNTGAVSISSDKDPKNLSFDLSTSLGAVNVGLPGVNYAEQSKRHLQGTIGQGGPTIHASSDLGSVSLE from the coding sequence ATGTTAAAGCAAATTGCCATTGCAGGTGCTGCTCTCATCGCAATTGGCGGCCTCGGACTTGGCGTCATGGCGGCAACGGGACATACTTCCGGCTTTTCCTTTTCCATCAATGATAGTTCCGGCTTGTCTATTATCGGACACAACTTGAGTGGACATTCGGTTCAGAAGCAACAGACGGTAGATGCAGGGAATGCCAAATCCGTTACCGTGGATGCCAGTATAGCTGCCATCCGCCTCTATCCCGCCAATACCCAAAAGGCGACTGTAACCCTAAGCGGATCCACGACGATACCTGACAGCGAACTACAACTAACATCCAAACTCACAGGGCAGACTTTGCAGATTAGACTGAAGGAACCAAACACGTCAGGCATTGGCCAAAACATCAATCTTAAACTGGATGTCTCCGTACCTCAACACCTGTATGACAATCTGGATGTGCACGCAAACGTTGGCAGCATATCGATAGAGAAAGTAAATTCAAAGCAGATGACGGTGCACGTAAGCACGGGGAAAATAGATGTAAAAAACCTGCACTCTGCGGTAACAGCGACTTCCAACGTCGGTAAAGTCGCTGTGACGAATGTTACGGGTCCGCTGCACTTGACCGCCAACACAGGTGCGGTCAATGTACAGGAAAAAACCTTAACAGACAACATTGATGCCAGTACGAATACTGGAGCAGTTTCCATCAGCAGTGATAAGGACCCCAAGAACCTCTCCTTTGACCTGAGCACATCTCTCGGCGCTGTCAACGTCGGACTGCCTGGGGTCAATTATGCAGAGCAGAGCAAACGCCATCTGCAAGGAACCATCGGACAAGGCGGGCCGACCATTCATGCTTCGTCAGATTTAGGCAGTGTAAGCTTAGAATAA
- a CDS encoding HAAS domain-containing protein — MGKDEFLRRLDSLLQRIPERDRRDMLYDYEEHIRVAMEKGVSEEEAVRGLGSPRSIAKELMADYYVQQADETASVTNVTRAVLATISLGFFNLVFVSGPFFAAVGILIAFFAVSISFILLPIKIIFGITFLHLILPFGLFSSVSTTVSVFTLLLLEGLGLVFLAGTILLAKWFGILFVTYLKFNLRVIKGGN, encoded by the coding sequence ATGGGTAAGGATGAGTTTCTCCGGCGTCTCGACAGTCTATTGCAAAGAATCCCGGAGCGCGATCGACGGGACATGCTTTACGACTACGAGGAGCACATTCGAGTTGCAATGGAGAAAGGAGTCAGTGAAGAAGAGGCAGTCCGTGGACTCGGTTCACCGCGATCGATTGCAAAAGAATTAATGGCAGATTATTACGTTCAGCAAGCAGACGAAACGGCCAGTGTCACAAATGTGACCAGAGCTGTGCTTGCAACCATCAGCCTTGGCTTTTTCAATTTGGTTTTCGTTTCAGGGCCTTTTTTTGCCGCGGTTGGAATCTTAATTGCGTTTTTTGCAGTTTCAATCAGTTTCATTCTGCTGCCGATAAAGATTATTTTCGGAATTACGTTTCTCCACCTCATTCTCCCTTTTGGACTTTTTTCCTCTGTGTCGACAACTGTGTCCGTCTTTACCCTGCTGCTGCTCGAAGGTCTAGGCCTGGTTTTTCTGGCAGGCACTATTCTCTTGGCAAAGTGGTTCGGAATACTGTTTGTGACGTATCTAAAGTTCAATCTTCGAGTGATTAAAGGAGGAAACTAA
- a CDS encoding PadR family transcriptional regulator, with translation MNIQFKKGVLELCVLVVTSNQDRYGYELVHTISDSLFIAEGTVYPLLRRLTKDGYFTTYLKESTEGPPRKYYHLTDDGKRYMQQLVTDWAEFAAAVDNIIKGENVDG, from the coding sequence ATCAACATTCAATTTAAAAAGGGTGTCCTGGAACTCTGTGTGCTTGTCGTCACGTCAAACCAAGACCGTTACGGTTACGAGCTTGTGCATACGATTTCAGACAGTCTTTTCATTGCAGAAGGTACCGTATATCCATTGCTGAGACGTCTTACGAAGGACGGGTATTTCACGACCTATCTTAAGGAGTCAACGGAAGGACCGCCTCGAAAATACTATCATCTAACAGATGATGGAAAAAGATACATGCAGCAGTTAGTGACAGATTGGGCTGAGTTTGCGGCAGCTGTAGACAACATCATCAAGGGGGAAAACGTAGATGGGTAA
- a CDS encoding DinB family protein produces MSKAEQFANQWMMHRSVLLDILDRVDDKNFDFRPWSKAMTLGELAQHIAGAGALFINTAKTGQFSRPEGQPVVTSMAELRQFLKDSTDSGYATIKSMTDEEFDGPVTSEHILPDGTPASVWLSAMKDHEVHHKGQMFVYARMTGVEEMPNFVQH; encoded by the coding sequence TTGAGTAAAGCTGAGCAATTTGCAAATCAATGGATGATGCATCGATCTGTTCTTCTAGACATTCTTGATAGAGTAGACGACAAAAATTTTGACTTTCGTCCTTGGTCAAAGGCTATGACTTTAGGTGAATTAGCACAACATATTGCTGGAGCCGGTGCACTCTTTATCAACACCGCGAAAACGGGTCAATTCTCACGTCCTGAGGGTCAACCGGTAGTCACAAGCATGGCAGAACTGCGTCAGTTTCTGAAAGACAGCACTGACAGCGGCTACGCGACCATCAAAAGTATGACAGATGAAGAGTTTGACGGGCCCGTAACCTCGGAACATATCCTTCCGGATGGGACACCCGCATCGGTGTGGCTGTCAGCAATGAAAGACCACGAAGTGCATCATAAAGGTCAAATGTTTGTTTATGCGCGAATGACTGGCGTCGAGGAAATGCCAAACTTCGTCCAACACTAA
- a CDS encoding LysE/ArgO family amino acid transporter, with protein sequence MLIAFIHGFVLSLGLILPIGMQNGFILTQGALHRRWSSSLPAVVTASICDTLLIGLAVLGVSTVALHITWLRYTFGAIGIVFLLYMGWSTWRKEAEPQNGKMPSTAWTAKRQIGFTSSVSLLNPHALIDTLAVIGGSAVMYTTWQNRIAFGVASAAVSWLWFFGLSIASHAVGKVVLKSSSFGVLNRISATMMWLSAVYLGYVVYSFK encoded by the coding sequence TTGCTTATCGCTTTTATCCATGGATTCGTATTGTCGCTCGGACTTATTCTACCGATTGGAATGCAAAATGGATTTATCCTTACACAGGGGGCCCTCCACAGGCGCTGGTCCAGTTCACTCCCAGCAGTTGTTACTGCATCAATCTGTGATACACTGCTCATCGGGTTGGCAGTCCTCGGTGTTTCAACGGTAGCCCTTCATATCACATGGCTCCGGTATACATTTGGTGCAATAGGCATCGTATTTTTGCTCTACATGGGATGGTCCACCTGGAGGAAAGAGGCGGAACCGCAAAACGGAAAGATGCCTTCGACGGCCTGGACGGCGAAAAGACAAATTGGATTTACTTCATCCGTGTCACTGTTAAATCCCCACGCACTTATCGATACACTTGCGGTGATTGGCGGCAGTGCGGTGATGTACACCACGTGGCAAAATCGAATTGCGTTTGGTGTCGCCAGCGCCGCCGTATCGTGGTTGTGGTTCTTTGGATTGTCAATTGCGAGTCATGCGGTAGGAAAAGTGGTATTGAAAAGTTCTTCGTTCGGAGTTTTGAATCGCATATCTGCCACAATGATGTGGTTATCAGCAGTATACTTAGGATATGTCGTTTATTCTTTTAAGTAG
- a CDS encoding ECF transporter S component produces MENGSVQTSSKGWVDWKLRDIVVTAIIAVIGGAVYMGWDYLTNLFLGALGPTGQGIFNGVWWIAAALTGYILRRPGAAFLGGLLSAVVEFALGSPYGASAIISGLVQGGGAEVGFMLTGYRKWNVWSAILAGSIGGVGNILQWWFQYGGDKVAVGSVIGYSVTTILSGAIVAGLFPKWVGDSLNKAGVLRNFPIGRQSRL; encoded by the coding sequence ATGGAAAATGGAAGTGTGCAGACGAGCAGCAAAGGATGGGTCGATTGGAAGTTGAGGGACATTGTGGTAACTGCGATTATTGCGGTTATCGGCGGAGCCGTTTACATGGGCTGGGATTACCTTACAAACTTGTTTCTTGGGGCACTTGGGCCAACGGGCCAGGGGATTTTCAATGGTGTATGGTGGATCGCGGCGGCTTTAACGGGATACATTTTGCGCCGTCCTGGCGCAGCGTTTCTGGGAGGGCTGCTAAGTGCGGTGGTCGAATTCGCGCTTGGGAGTCCGTATGGAGCGAGCGCGATTATATCCGGACTTGTTCAAGGCGGCGGAGCAGAAGTCGGATTCATGCTGACTGGCTACCGCAAATGGAATGTTTGGTCGGCAATTCTGGCTGGCAGCATCGGTGGCGTCGGCAATATTCTTCAGTGGTGGTTTCAATACGGAGGAGACAAGGTGGCTGTTGGATCCGTTATTGGCTACAGCGTCACAACCATTCTCAGCGGTGCCATTGTTGCGGGCTTGTTTCCGAAATGGGTTGGTGACAGCCTAAACAAAGCCGGTGTACTGAGAAACTTTCCAATTGGGCGTCAATCGAGATTGTAG
- a CDS encoding ATP-binding cassette domain-containing protein has translation MKNIDEFMNSQDVDSHQPLIQLHQLSVTYEDTAHSVLSNIDFELREGESVLFLGPSGCGKSTLAMVCAGLIPGSIEAEVTGEVNLDATIAGPGGVGYVFQDPDSQFCMIQVDDEIAFGLENLQVSPHQMGARIEEALHRVGLKTPKVSQHANFSGGMKQKLAIASALAMKSKLLIFDEPTANLDPYASRKVFEEIESLAEAGETLVVIEHKFDRLLGVMDRVVLFERDGTIYRTGPTEQVIQEEWQWMIDTGVVAPWKSPPLISSKQGASVLTLSHQNTELALNTEPALNTMDVPMPSPAASAVEIASGTVRYGDQTVWEDLSVRVPAGSFTAIVGPNGAGKSTLLQSIAGLQNLSAGSLSVLGKSLKEWRKSGLAKSVSFCFQNPEFQFIFERVADELSNQVVTGPLPASTSELLQQFGLAGYEEHSPFGLSQGQKRRLSVASMLREQHELYLLDEPTFGQDAHTQQVIMERMKELHQSGKTIIMTTHDMDLVNRYASHVLVLSGGEQQFFGSPSELWSHTDLVQSAHLLADVRTDAEPQGGSEQGHKTHTDQDFYAGSVHRDALEPLTQHKWKLNPVWKLGAVLLFALVAMFSNTLYQSLSLFGLSILVMLWFGRMNPWKIVKRFSPFLIFYIFYLFTFVAYSRVPAGDSSVHFLWMNFSMHGLYNGGVLAFRMLSAVGAAIFLLSTTSMTDMVVSLCQDARVAPKFSYGVLAGLRLVPLFQNEWVKLRQARQLRGRDAGRAWMRPVTYAIPLLSQAIRMSERVAVAMEARGLVAEAARSPQQRTYYRHVQRSWRDPFFTVFLNLLSVIFLLTIK, from the coding sequence ATGAAAAATATAGATGAATTTATGAATTCGCAGGATGTGGATTCGCACCAGCCTTTGATTCAGCTTCACCAACTCAGTGTCACGTATGAAGATACTGCGCACAGTGTACTTTCCAACATCGATTTTGAACTGCGCGAAGGAGAGTCTGTACTGTTTCTCGGACCCAGTGGCTGCGGCAAAAGTACACTGGCAATGGTGTGCGCTGGATTAATCCCTGGAAGCATTGAAGCTGAAGTCACGGGGGAGGTCAACCTAGATGCGACGATTGCAGGGCCTGGCGGGGTTGGCTATGTATTTCAAGACCCCGACTCGCAGTTTTGCATGATCCAGGTTGATGATGAGATTGCCTTCGGGTTGGAGAATCTGCAGGTCAGTCCTCATCAGATGGGGGCACGCATCGAAGAGGCGTTGCATAGAGTTGGACTCAAGACCCCAAAGGTGTCACAGCATGCAAACTTCTCTGGCGGAATGAAGCAGAAACTTGCAATTGCATCTGCGCTGGCCATGAAATCAAAGCTTTTAATATTTGATGAACCGACGGCCAATCTCGATCCGTACGCATCACGAAAAGTGTTCGAAGAAATAGAGAGTTTGGCTGAAGCGGGAGAAACACTGGTTGTCATCGAGCACAAGTTTGACCGCTTGCTGGGGGTAATGGATAGAGTTGTTCTGTTTGAGCGGGATGGCACTATCTATCGTACTGGTCCGACAGAGCAAGTCATACAGGAAGAGTGGCAATGGATGATCGATACGGGGGTGGTCGCGCCTTGGAAATCGCCGCCTCTCATCTCCTCCAAACAGGGTGCAAGTGTTTTAACGCTCTCACATCAGAACACTGAGCTAGCCCTGAACACTGAGCCGGCCCTTAACACAATGGACGTACCGATGCCAAGCCCTGCAGCTTCTGCCGTTGAAATTGCATCCGGAACAGTGCGTTATGGGGACCAGACGGTGTGGGAAGACCTGAGTGTGCGTGTGCCGGCGGGATCGTTCACCGCAATTGTCGGACCGAACGGTGCGGGAAAGTCCACTTTACTCCAGTCCATCGCCGGTCTGCAAAACCTGAGTGCAGGCAGCCTTTCTGTTCTGGGAAAGAGCCTTAAAGAGTGGCGAAAATCGGGTTTGGCTAAGAGTGTCTCCTTCTGCTTTCAGAATCCGGAATTTCAGTTTATTTTTGAGCGCGTCGCTGACGAATTGTCCAATCAGGTTGTCACAGGGCCGCTGCCCGCGTCTACTTCCGAACTTTTGCAGCAGTTTGGTTTGGCAGGATATGAAGAGCATAGTCCATTTGGGCTGAGTCAGGGCCAAAAAAGACGTCTTAGTGTTGCTTCAATGCTGCGGGAGCAACACGAACTGTACCTGCTGGATGAACCCACGTTTGGGCAGGATGCACATACACAACAAGTGATTATGGAGCGTATGAAAGAATTGCACCAGTCCGGCAAGACTATCATCATGACTACACATGATATGGACCTTGTGAACCGCTATGCCAGTCATGTGTTGGTGCTAAGCGGTGGAGAACAACAGTTCTTTGGAAGCCCAAGTGAACTGTGGTCTCACACAGATTTGGTTCAATCAGCTCATCTCTTGGCGGACGTAAGGACGGATGCAGAACCGCAGGGCGGCTCCGAGCAGGGGCACAAGACACATACGGACCAAGACTTTTATGCGGGAAGTGTCCACAGAGACGCTTTAGAGCCGCTTACACAGCACAAGTGGAAGCTGAATCCTGTGTGGAAACTGGGTGCGGTATTGTTATTTGCTCTTGTGGCCATGTTTTCAAATACACTCTACCAGTCGCTCTCACTGTTTGGGTTGTCAATCCTGGTGATGTTGTGGTTTGGCCGCATGAATCCATGGAAAATAGTGAAGAGGTTCTCGCCGTTTCTCATTTTCTATATTTTCTACCTGTTTACATTTGTCGCGTACTCACGGGTACCTGCAGGTGACAGTAGTGTCCACTTTCTTTGGATGAATTTCAGTATGCACGGTCTGTACAACGGCGGAGTACTAGCTTTTCGAATGCTCAGTGCCGTTGGAGCAGCTATTTTCTTGCTTTCCACGACGTCGATGACAGATATGGTCGTGAGCTTGTGTCAAGATGCAAGAGTGGCACCGAAATTCAGCTATGGCGTTCTTGCTGGACTGCGACTCGTGCCGCTGTTTCAAAATGAGTGGGTGAAACTCAGACAGGCGCGGCAACTCCGCGGACGAGATGCTGGCCGGGCATGGATGCGGCCAGTCACTTATGCCATCCCCCTGCTGAGCCAGGCAATTCGGATGAGTGAGCGTGTTGCGGTTGCCATGGAGGCGAGGGGGTTGGTTGCGGAAGCGGCACGCAGTCCCCAGCAGCGGACTTATTATCGCCACGTTCAGAGGAGTTGGCGCGATCCCTTTTTTACTGTGTTTCTCAATTTGCTGTCCGTTATTTTCCTGCTGACAATCAAATAA